The window CATCTAGCTGATGGCgagtgttggaaagatcttgatgcTAGATACCCCAGTTTTGCTGCTGATCCTCGTAATCCGCGCCTTGGCATTTCGAGTGATGGATTTAACCCTTTTCGGAGTATGAGTTCAAAACATAGTACTTGGCTAGTGATGCTTATCCCGTACAACCTACCGCCTTGGATTTGCATGAAAGAAACATCTCTAATTTTATCGATGATCATTCCTGGACCAGCTTCCCCTGGGAATGACATTGATATATATTTGCAGCCACTGACTGATGAGATCTTACAGTTATGGGATGGTGTAGACACATTTGACGCTTCCTCGCAGGAGATATTTCCACTCAAGGCTGCACTATTATGGACTTTAAATGGTTTTCCAGCATTAGCTTACCTGTATGGTTGGAGCACAAGTGGTAAATATGGTTGTCCATCCTGTGGTCCTTCTACAAGATCATTTCGCCTGAATAAGAGTATGAAACCTTTTTATGTGGGTCACCGTCGCTGGTTACCACATGGTCATGTATTTCGAAACCGAAGAAGGCGGGAATTTGATGGCACTAAAGAGACAGAATTGGCACCGACAAGTATGAGTAGTAGTTCAGCTTTGAAAATGTTGCAAGGCAGAGTGTTTGTGTTAGGCAAAAAAGGCAATGTAGCAAAGAAAGCAAAGGGCGGGAAGAAGGTCAAAAACagtgaaaaagaaaatgaaaagaatCAAGAACCGAAGCGTAAAAGGAAGGCAGACAACAAGAAGTCAATTAAGAACCAAGGTAAGCCTGAGAAGAAGCCTGAGGATTGGTTCAAAAAAATCAATATTTTTCAACTTGCCATATTGGGAACTTAACAAGTTAAGGCACAATGTCGATGTAATGCACATAGAAAAGAATGTGTTTGATAATTTAATTGGAACGTTGTTGGATATTGATTCTAAAACAAAGGATGGCCTTAATGCACGGCTTGATTTGGCAGAAGTTGGTGAAAATGGAATTCGACATAATCTTCATCCTGCTGTAGATGATAATGGAAAAATAGTATTGCCTGATGCACCATTTACTATGTCTAGAAAACAACAAGAAATACTTTGTTCAGTGATGCACAATATTAGGACATCCGATGGATATGCATCAAATTTTTCTAGGCATGTCAACATGAAAGATTGTACAATCTCAGGTCTCAAAAGTCATGATTGTCATGTTATTCTGCAAGATATTCTTTCTCTAGCACTTCGATCCTGTTACCCACACAAAGAGGTCATGGAAATAGTTATCGGGCTGTCTAATTTCTTCAAGAAACTGTGCTCGAAAGTCTTAGATGTCTCTGAGCTTGACGAACTTCAAGAGAGTATTGTGATGACACTTTGCAATATGGAGAGAATTTTTCTTCCATCATTCTTTACTATCATGGTGCATCTAATGGTGCACTTGGTTGAAGAAGTTAAACTTGGTGGTCCAGTGCACTATCGGTGGATGTACCCCCTAGAGAGGTATGACACTTTAACTTTGATTTTATTTAATCTTCAATAGTTTTGAGAATAACATCTTGCTTAATTAAATTTAGATCATTTGTTCGGCTGAAAGCACTTGTGCACAATAGAGCATTTCCTGAAGGTTCAATTGCTGAAGGGTATCTTGCCCAAGAATGCTTGACCTTTTGTTCAAGATTTCTAGAAGGAACTACATGTTTTACAAGACCATCAAGAAACCACGATCCTTCAGACAAGATAAAAGATTTGTACATGTTCCATAGTGCTGGCGAGCCAATTGGAAAGGATGTCCCAGTTGGGCAGTTTAATAGCCGGCTTCTTATTCAAGCGCATCGATATGTCTTGTGACATTGTGATGAGCTTGCAGATTTCCGCAAGTatgtatcacttctatctttaattAATTTGTTTACAGTTTGCCAAGAAGTTCATATAATTTAACTGTTACACTTACAGTGGATTTGTGGCTGAAGAGAATAGCAAACGATGTGACTCAGCTAATTTGACAGAAGCTGATACCACTAAGTTAATTAATGAACACTTTGCTGAATGGTTGGAACAAAAGGTACATTTTACCGTATTCATGTACTCTGAATTATATAGGCACCTGAATTTAACTAATTGAACATACAGGTTTTACAAAGCGATGGATCAACTATTACAGAAAAGGTAAGAGCTTTGGCTGCAAAACCCAACAGATACGGGGTGCTCTACAGTGGCTATGTCATCAACGGCTTCAGGTTCCACACGATGAGTCATGAGTCAGGGCATGTCACACAAAATAGTGGTGTAGTGAACATTGCAGAAAATGGTGTTAGATATTATTGCAGATTAAGTGACATCTTTGAATTGTCATACAATGATTACAAAGTGGTGTTCTTTAATTGTGATTGGTACGATGTCTACCACAAAGTTGGCATTCAAACGGATGAGTTTGGGTTCACTCTTGTGAACAAGTCTCGGAAAATACACACAGGAGATGAGCTAGAGGATGATCCTTTTGTATTTTCCTCCCAAGTGCAGCAGGTTTTCTACGTTCAAGACCCAAAAGCTGAACTATGGAATGTAGTAGTGGAAGTCAGGCCTCGTGATCTTTGTGACATGGGTGTTGACGAATCATCGGATGAAACAGAGTAGAGCATTGTGCTTTTGGTTCAGGCTGAAGTATGGTTAAAGCTCTTTGCTGGTGTGGTTCTTTGCAtgcaactactccctccatcccgaaaAACATGTCGCGGGGGTAGTACATTTGTTGCATTTTAGTCCTTCCACTTTCAAAACTCTAGAAATTAAGCCCCCATCTCCCTCCTCCCGTCGCCCGCGTCGCCACGGCCAGCCGTTTTCAATCGCCAGGGCCAGCCGTCTCCAATCGCCAGGGCCAGCCGCCGCAGGTCCTGAGACACAGACGAGCCCACCCACGAACAAGACCTCCGCTGCCCACGAGGAGGATCTCCGCCGCCCGCCCACGAGGACTCTGCCGCCCGCCCAGGAGGAGGATCTCCGCCGGCCACCGAGGAGCGGGTCCTCCGCCGGCCACTGACGAGCGGGTCCTCCGGCACCCACCGACGAGCAGGTCCTCCACCACCGACCGCCGCCGCACAGGTCCACTCCACCCACGACTCCGCCGCTCACTGCCGCCGCGCTGGTCGCCGTGCTGGTTCACTTTGGCTCGCCGGCTGGTTGAGGTGGTGGTGGCGGGCGACGCCTCTGCTGCTGATGCCCTCCGATCCCCGCCCCCGACCCCCGAGGCCTCCGACTCTACCTCTGCTACTCCGCTCTGATCCTGCAGCTGATACATATTGAAATTGATCTGCAGCTCGCTTGTCAGTGCTCCTCTGTTGATATAGAGTGAAATTGATCCGCAGCTCGATATTCGTGTTGACCAGCAGCAGCAGAGCTCTAGTAGCAGCTGCCCTGTGCTTCTCTGGCCTGCTCCTTGTGTTGCCGCCAGAGCTCGTGTTCCTAAGGAAGGAAGAAGGTAAAATTCAGTTTAAATGTCAGGTTTCAGTAAAATTTACTGTCAATTTTCATGGTGAAACTGATAGTCATCTGGTGAAATTGAATGTTTGTCTAGATCAATTATTGCTAGCATTGTGGAATTAGAGCAGATAAGCCAATTTTGAACATACGCAATCACTATACTTTGCTAACTGTGAAACTGTTATGTCAATGAGCATATGCAGTCACTAATCATATGCAAATTTGGAGTACTACCGGAATTACTCTAGTTTGGAGTACTCTAGAAATCAAATTTGGAGTACTGCTGGAACATGTTTGCACTTTTTGTTTAATCTCTCTGCAGGACATGTGTAGGCAAGTGCCCTGTTTTACTCATTGTCAAAAAGTGCCCTATTTTACTCACTTCAAAGCAAGTAATCCTTCTGTCCTGTTTTACTCACTAGAGTAGATCTTCTCAGCTGAGGTCCCTAATTAACTTGtctaagtacctacacaaaattcCCCATGGAGAAAAGGATCTAGCTCCTCCTACACATGTATAGATCAATCAGTTTAGTTCTAGTGTTGTTAGACTTTTCCACCCACACAGAATTGTAATACTCAGCATGGATGTTTTGCTGCCATGACTTGTGTTTGCAAATGTTTCAGCAAACATGATACTCCCTAGAATTCAGTTAAACTACTGCACAAAAAATTCAGTTATGAGCCTATCTGTGTAAATACATTCACAGGAATCTAGCTCACCTTGTGGGAAAATCTAGCCAACCTTGAGTAAAATCCACACCAAAagaagcaagcaagcaagaaagGATCAAGACATGGTCAAAATTCATTCAGTTAAGATACATACAGTAAAATCTGAGTTGGATATTGACAGAGTACAACCGAGTTGATCCAGACTCAAATCTGAGTTTTTAAATGGAAAATATGGATGAACATTGGTGACTACCACTACACTACATCCAATTGTATTGTGTTTGGAGCAAAGTGTTTGGCTACAAAAAATGGCTTATGGTTATGGTTAGAGCAAAGTGTTTGGCTGCCATGGCAGCATTTCTTGTTTGGCTACCGTGGCAACCAAACTAGAAATGGTGCCATGGCACCTATTTCTTGTTTGACTTGCATACTCATTTTGTGTGTGTGTATTCTTGTTATGGTACAATGGTGTACTCATCTTTTGTCATTGATGGCAGGAAACATAACTATGgatttgaacttgatgcctcaAAAGGAAGAACATGAAACTATTGATTTGAACATGATgcctcaagaggaagacgatgaaggtattaatttgaatttgatgcctcaagaggaggaacctcaagtggcaGAGAATGTAGTTATGgatttgaacttgatgcctcaagaggaagacgatgaagatATGAATTGGATGCCTCAAGAAGATGAAGGGAAAGAGGATGAAGttcaagaggaagaggatgaagttaTGAATTGGATACttcaagagaagagaagagaattgTCAGATAAGGAGAGGCATGGTGTTTACTTCGCCTTGCTGGTAATCGAGCTCAGAGATGGGTCTGTTCAACCAGACGACAAGCTGCTAGTCTCAAACCTGTTGGACATAAGTGTACGATCTGTTGAAAGAATCTGGGAAGACGCCAAAAGGAAAATTGTCGATGGCAAAGAAGTAGATGTCTCAAGCAAGAAGCCAGGAAGATCTGGCCGAAAGAGAAAGGAGCTAAATCTAGAGAGGACCTCAACAATCCCACTGAATAAAAGAAGAACAATTCGATCTCTGGCACGGTCTCTAGGTGTGGCCCGATCGACCCTACATAAGAGGTTCCAGTTGAATGAGCTCAACCGCATCACATGCACCGTGAAGCCTCACCTCAAGCTAGAGAACAAGCTTGCGAGATTGAAATTTTGTATGTCCATGGTCGATGACAATTCGATATCAACTTCTTGTGCTATGTTAAAACCAATGACGAATATGGTTCACATCGATGAGAAGTGGTTTGACATGACGAGAGTGAAGAATAGTTACTATGTACTTCCAGGAGAACCTGAATCGAAGCGCACCGTGTCAAACACTCACAGCATTGGGAAGGTGATGTTCCTAACAGCCATTGCCAAGCCTCGATATAACAATGAGGGGGATCTAACGTTCGATGGGAAGATCGGCATTTGGGCATTTGTTGAAGAGATTGAGGTGAAGCGGACAAGTCAAAACAGAACAAAGGGAACAAAAGTGTTGACATCAGTGAAAGTAACTAGGCCTGTGTGCAGAGATTATCTAATCAATAAGGTTATCCCGGCAATTCAGGATAAGTGGCCTGACGATGATGAGGGAGCGACGATATTCATCCAACAGGATAACGCAAAGCCTCATGTCCTTCCCAATGATGTAGCTTTTCGAGAAGCTGTGGAACAAACTGATCTTGACATCCGATTGCTACAACAGCCCCAAATAGCCCTGAGTTAAATTGTTTGGACCTCTGCTTCCATACCTCTCTCCAGTCTCTAACCGACTGCAGGTCACCTACAAACATCCAGGAACTAGTACAGGGTGTGGAAGAGGAATTCGAGAACTACGATCCCGACAAGTTAGCTAGAGAAGGTAAAGAAAagaaaagtaaagggaagggaagggaagaagtggccaaagaaaggaaaagaatgtAGTCAAGAGGGGACAAAGAGGCCCTTATGTCATGTAGTCAGGTGCTCCTTGTGTATGTCTTGTGTAATCTTGTGTCAAGAGGGGACCAAGATGCCCTTATGTCATGTGTAATCTTGTGTCAAGAGGGGACACAGAGGACCTTATGTCATGCCCTTGTGTATGCCTTGTCTAATCCTTGTATATAAACTAAAGAAAGGCTGTTCTAGGAAAGGGGGAGGCATTCTCATCTTGTCATCTTGACATAATTCATAGTAGTTCAAACAAGATCCACTCTACTGTAAAAATCAGATAACTACTGATTCTTGTGTACACCATTTAAAATGATTGCTATTGACTGAATTAGGTGAAATTTGTCAAACTGAAAATGGAAAATACACTTCTGTTGTACTATAGTTTTGTCAACTGAAAATGCTCCAAGCAGATCTTAGTTTCAAAATGGAAAATATTCCAAGCAGGAGTACTCCAGGAGTACACTTCTCAGTTTTTTCAGTTAGTGATCAGGTATGAACCTAAGTTTTGTTAAATGGACAATCTGTTACAGTTTGATTAACTAAATTTTGATAGCTAGGGATCAGTTATGAACCTAACTTCTGTTAAATGGACAATTTGGCTGAATCTCCGGATCAAACTATAAATGCTCACATCAAGGAGAAAATTGACAGTTTTGACAGTAACTTCAGTCTGAATCTTAGCATCAAGTAGTTTCAGTACTCATctctggatctgaaatcttgaacagGAGCTCCAGGCGATGTCGGCCTTGAGGTGCTGGACGATGGTGCAGTGGCTCAACAGGAGTGGACGGCGTCTTCTACCTTCTGGCGACGGTGACACAGGGTGGACGGCGTCTTCTACCTTCTTGAAGAAGCCAATTGTCATGTATAGAAAACAAAACCGAAATCAAAATCAATGCATGAATATACTGTCAGTTATCAAAATCAAAATGTACTCCAGTTTAAAGTGTACACATGCACTAATTAAATTTCTAAGATGAAGCTAGTGTGGAATGTGCTGCTCGGAATTTACACTGAATGCATTTCGCACTGAATCTGTGAGAATTTACACTGAAAGCATTTACACTGAATCTGTGA is drawn from Triticum dicoccoides isolate Atlit2015 ecotype Zavitan chromosome 6B, WEW_v2.0, whole genome shotgun sequence and contains these coding sequences:
- the LOC119324928 gene encoding uncharacterized protein LOC119324928, with translation MKRIKNRSVKGRQTTRSQLRTKVSLRRSLRIGSKKSIFFNLPYWELNKLRHNVDVMHIEKNVFDNLIGTLLDIDSKTKDGLNARLDLAEVGENGIRHNLHPAVDDNGKIVLPDAPFTMSRKQQEILCSVMHNIRTSDGYASNFSRHVNMKDCTISGLKSHDCHVILQDILSLALRSCYPHKEVMEIVIGLSNFFKKLCSKVLDVSELDELQESIVMTLCNMERIFLPSFFTIMVHLMVHLVEEVKLGGPVHYRWMYPLERSFVRLKALVHNRAFPEGSIAEGYLAQECLTFCSRFLEGTTCFTRPSRNHDPSDKIKDLYMFHSAGEPIGKDVPVGQFNSRLLIQAHRYVL